One window of the Salvia splendens isolate huo1 chromosome 1, SspV2, whole genome shotgun sequence genome contains the following:
- the LOC121754385 gene encoding thioredoxin-like protein 4B isoform X2, with product MEYLLPTLRKKQEVDSLIRDTLDKVLVLRFGLSSDAVCLQLDDVLYKSVKDVSKFVTVALVDTTEEEIQVYLKYFDITYVPSIVFFFNAHHMKMDSGSADHTKWVGTFQRKQDFVDVVEEHMVQGCKSSLCNCRRYTERQ from the exons ATGGAGTATTTGCTGCCGACTCTGAGGAAGAAGCAAGAGGTCGATTCTCTCATCAGAGACACCTTAGACAAAGTCCTCGTCCTTCGGTTCGGTCTCTCTTCTGATGCCGTCTGCCTCCAGCTCGACGACGTC CTGTATAAATCGGTGAAAGACGTGTCGAAATTCGTGACGGTGGCACTAGTGGATACAACGGAGGAGGAGATTCAAGTTTATCTCAAGTATTTCGATATTACATATGTTCCCTCCatcgtcttcttcttcaatgCTCATCACATGAAAATGGATTCCGG AAGTGCAGATCACACTAAATGGGTTGGTACATTTCAGAGAAAGCAAGACTTTGTGGATGTTGTGGAG GAACATATGGTCCAAGGATGTAAATCTAGCCTCTGTAATTGCAGGCGATATACAGAGCGGCAATGA
- the LOC121754385 gene encoding thioredoxin-like protein 4B isoform X1 — translation MEYLLPTLRKKQEVDSLIRDTLDKVLVLRFGLSSDAVCLQLDDVLYKSVKDVSKFVTVALVDTTEEEIQVYLKYFDITYVPSIVFFFNAHHMKMDSGSADHTKWVGTFQRKQDFVDVVEAIYRAAMKGKLIVNCPLPPERIPKFQLLYNDV, via the exons ATGGAGTATTTGCTGCCGACTCTGAGGAAGAAGCAAGAGGTCGATTCTCTCATCAGAGACACCTTAGACAAAGTCCTCGTCCTTCGGTTCGGTCTCTCTTCTGATGCCGTCTGCCTCCAGCTCGACGACGTC CTGTATAAATCGGTGAAAGACGTGTCGAAATTCGTGACGGTGGCACTAGTGGATACAACGGAGGAGGAGATTCAAGTTTATCTCAAGTATTTCGATATTACATATGTTCCCTCCatcgtcttcttcttcaatgCTCATCACATGAAAATGGATTCCGG AAGTGCAGATCACACTAAATGGGTTGGTACATTTCAGAGAAAGCAAGACTTTGTGGATGTTGTGGAG GCGATATACAGAGCGGCAATGAAGGGCAAGCTGATTGTAAACTGCCCGCTTCCCCCTGAGAGAATACCAAAGTTTCAGTTGCTATATAATGATGTTTAG